One Dromiciops gliroides isolate mDroGli1 chromosome 3, mDroGli1.pri, whole genome shotgun sequence DNA segment encodes these proteins:
- the LOC122747184 gene encoding LOW QUALITY PROTEIN: glyceraldehyde-3-phosphate dehydrogenase 2-like (The sequence of the model RefSeq protein was modified relative to this genomic sequence to represent the inferred CDS: deleted 2 bases in 1 codon) yields the protein MSAYQPKEKNSLFQKQLIEEAVIRGGKTLVTGEFMKDLMKEVEEELSIEENKGGRECIMKNARLDELKARIKVEWENNSLSYADTTTRMAESEVELRSLFMRLKEEGVKAAHHLRITVRLQGAIPLLSFSPSNQTSFCDAVLAFKALPLAKDIHDNFGTVEGLMTTVHAITATEKIVDGPSGKLLCNGYGAAQNIIPVSTGSVKVVGKVIPELNGKLTSMNFHVLTLDVSVLYLTCYLEKPAKYDDIKEVVKQASEGPLKGILGYTEDQIVSCDFNSNLYSSIFNAVVGISLNEHFVKLISWYDSEYGYSFHVVDLMVYMASRVKWKTIDLHPQPKEEFHYWAAYIPNLCSYTGDPMLHSHCCPKASL from the exons ATGAGTGCCTACCAGCCTAAAGAGAAAAATTCCCTGTTTCAAAAGCAACTTATTGAAGAAGCC gtaattcGAGGGGGGAAGACATTAGTAACTGGGGAGTTCATGAAAGACCTCATGAAGGAGGTAGAAGAGGAGCTGAgcattgaagaaaacaagggaggtagag AGTGCATCATgaaaaatgccaggctggatgaattgAAAGCTAGAATTAAGGTTGAGTGGGAAAATAACAGTCTCAGTTATGCAGACACCACCACTcggatggcagaaagtgaagtggaattaagaagcctcttcatGAGGCTGAAAGAGGAAGGTGTAAAAG CTGCACATCACCTAAGGATTACAGTCAGATTGCAGGGAGCAATTCCCCTGCTGTCATTCTCCCCTTCAAATCAAACATCCTTCTGTGATGCTGTGTTAGCATTTAAGG CTCTCCCCTTGGCCAAGGACATTCATGACAACTTTGGCACTGTGGAAGGACTCATGACTACAGTCCATGCCATTACTGCCACAGAGAAGATAGTAGATGGTCCCTCTGGCAAGCTGCTGTGCAATGGGTATGGTGCTGCCCAGAATATCATCCCTGTTTCCACTGGTTCTGTCAAGGTTGTAGGCAAGGtcatacctgaactgaatggaaaactAACAAGCATGAACTTCCATGTTCTTACACTCGATGTGTCTGTTCTGTATCTGACTTGCTACTTAGAGAAACCTGCCAAGTATGATGATATCAAGGAAGTGGTGAAGCAAGCATCAGAGGGACCCTTGAAGGGCATCTTGGGCTACACAGAGGACCAGATTGTATCCTGTGACTTTAACAGCAACCTCTACTCTTCTATCTTTAATGCTGTTGTTGGCATCTCCCTCAATGAACATTTTGTCAAGCTCATTTCCTGGTATGACAGTGAGTATGGTTATAGCTTCCATGTAGTAGACCTCATGGTCTACATGGCCTCC AGAGTAAAATGGAAAACCATCGATCTTCATCCCCAGCCAAAGGAGGAGTTCCACTACTGGGCAGCCTACATCCCTAATCTATGTTCCTATACTGGGGATCCCATGCTCCATTCACATTGTTGTCCCAAAGCATCACTATAG